The genomic window CAACTTCTTGAAGACCgggtagggcataagatttaccacaacaccaccatcaacgagcatcctagcaaccaatgatccgttaatatgacctttgaggtacaatggcttcaagtgtttcaccggtGATTTTTTCTTCTCAAAGATAGCGTTCTTAGGACCAAAATCCAGTTGGGCTACCTCCCCTTCTTCACCTATAGCACGAAACTCAacaggtaagtaatataccatattaatatccataccttcccgaACCGGCATAGATTCctaatccaccatctcatcttcatctcccaATGTGTATATTGGACTTGAAGTTTTCTCAACTGAAGGGGATGTTTCAGGTGGTGTGGGCGATGTAATAGGGGTCGCATcatcctcttttggtggtgaaggtaTTGATGTAGCTAATAtagaacactactagggaaaagcttataggcagacgcttactagtagcgcgggtttatacccctcgctactgctacttactagtagcgcgggtttttaacccccactactactaagttgatactagtagcgcgggtttctaaccctcgctactactaagtggtctctgtCGTGCCCcaccgggacatgccatagtagtagcgaggggtataaacccgcgctactactaagtcgatagtagtagcgcgggtttataaccctctctactactaagtggtctctaccgtgcACCACCCGGGACCTACCGTAGTAGTagtgaggggtataaacccgcgctactactatcgacCCACCAAGACATGTGTACACATAGCGTGCGGAGGCCCAAATCCAAACCCGCCACACTCTTTTGattccccttctcctcccacccgtGATTCCCTTCCTCACCCACCGCCACTGCCGGCCTCGCACCTCGGCACCACTCACAAATCCGACGACCTCCTCTGGCACTGcagacccctcccctccccctccatccCCCTTCTTCTCCGCTGTTGTAAGGAGAGGGAAACCAATAGAGCATCGTCCTTGGCGGCGGCCAGATCCGCCATGGATGCAGCCACTTGCACCTCCTCGCCGGGTCAAGGGTCCCATGACAAGCAGCAGCAGGTCACCGGGCTTCATCTAGGGTTTCGAGCGTCGGCTCCAACTCTGGCGGCCACCTGTGagttcctcctcctgctgctctctatctctctcttcctctgtctaataatttctcttcttttgtagcagTAGTAGAAGAGAGGTGCAGGCACAAGTTTGGTGGGGAAGCACCATCACCATGGACAACTTCATCCCCTCCAGGACCAGTAGCAGCCATGTATGGAGAGGACGACGATGCCCAGCAGAAGCAGCCGCCATGGATGGAATTTAATTTTTTAATTTTCAATTAGTTAGTTGTAGAGCAGGTGGCAATCGCGCTACTACTACTAgaagtagcagtagcacgggtaCCACCCGCGTTACTGCTAAAAGTTAGATGTAGCGCCCTAGGCAATTACcctgcgctactactagggttttccctactAGTGGAAGCATCTGCGTTTTctttttgtttaggcctccacacttgttttgtgagtgcCATGGGCCAGATTTCATTGAACAATTCGTCCATTTGCTTCTCTTCTTTGCGCTCTACCTTCTCATGGTTCCTCATGCGTTGTAATCTCCTTTTCATGGTCTTAGTTAAACcgggaggacaccacttaggttgagtatatttgggatccctAGGTTTGGCCTTGCTTGTGCTCGCCACATGATCATTAACCATGAAACCCTgctgaacaataacaatatcaccatTAGAAGTAGCCATATTACCAAGAACCGACTTTTTGATCTCCTTTTGCTTGTCGCATTCTGAAATTTCCACATtaggtgacttaacacgccacacTTTTTATTGGCCTTACTTGGAGAAATTTTTGTTGGCCGATTAGCACCATAGCTCAAACGGCCTTGTGTGGGATAATACAGCCCCTCGCGAGCAGGCCTTCTAGGTGTTGTTCACCCCATATGAAAAGTataaggagccattgggggctgcccccatcctccattgaagtctctCATGTAATATGGCACATAATGAGTTTGTGACATCCATGGTGTCCGTGTCCATggcccatatggccttgcatagcgCCGAAACTCTTGCTTCGGAGGCAATCTTACACGCTTTGAATGTGATGGCCGATTAAAGCTAGAACCGACCGCTTGACTTGCACAtttggatagcaacatatcaaaagttggcttgattcacttacgcttagcttcactctttccccacttgccaacttctgaattcttgggcttgataaatttaacatcagtatcttcttgtacttgtggttGTCCCCCGAGTGCAGGATTTTTTATGGTGATCTTCAAtgcttccttgccatcgggttgcttatcaagcacaacctctcTTCCCAAGATTTTGTTGCCCTCCTTGCCGTTCCTGGGTTCACCAATAACAATATTATCTTTATTAGAAGATTTGGCTATGCTAGGCCGAGTtaacattttctttccctccaagtccatggtgTTTACTGGGAAGGGCTGTTTATCAAAttgcatctcagcaaaattcaatcgtccatcattaatggccgattgtatatgtcgtcgaaaaacattacaATCGTCAGTAGCATaagaaaatgaattatggtactTGCAATAAGCGCGCTGTTTTAGCTCCTCAAACGgcggtatggtgtgtgatattctaatcatcttgtcttgcaagagagcatcaaatattCCATCACACTTAGATATATCAAAAGTGAACTTCATCTCATCATCACGATTCTTGCGAATTGGCTTAAGAGCATGTATAGGGTTTGGCCTTTGTGTACCAACAAACAAACtagtatagacatcaacctcattgtccgaattatcatcattgtattcaaccatatgcattctaggacgatcgGTTATAGACCTATGAACCTCTTTACTTCGACTCTCTTGAGCCAAAGCTttttgtaagacttggttaatattcaaaaactcataactttctagcCTCTCTTTAATATGAGTTTTCAAGCCACTAAGAACAAGATCCGCCAAGTCTCTCTCGCTTATCACCAAGCTATAACATTGGTTTTAtatatctctaaatctcttgacataatcggtgaccgattcatcatgtttttgcctaaccgatgtaagacctgacaacttaagctcattatcgccggtataaaagtgatcatgaaacttctgctctaattgcgaccataagagaaCCATGTGAtaaagcagcaaaccatgaaaatATGGTGCCAGTTAAAGATAATGGAAATAAACACACTTTCAATTCTtctatggaacctgcttcaccTAAATGCGCTAGatactgactaacatgctcccatgttgtttttgtgccctctccactAAATTTAATAAAATCAGGAACCTTGTAACCTTAAGGGTACAAAACTGCATCAAAGTGCTCGGGATAAGGCTTTTGACACACACGACTCTTTACTTTCGGCTCGTTTTTTAAAGTTTCTAGCaacatcttatgcaaatcctcccttaatttagttaaaattggatctgaggtagatgaagatgtttgtggcaatgacatcggagcaacctgagtactagctaGTGGTGCAAATTGTGGGATGGGCGCCAAACCATAATTCGGCGGAAGACCAAACATGCTTGCGCCTATGGGTGGTGCGACAAAGTGATTTGGTGTTGACGCCGAATTGGCCACACTCATAATTGGACTAGGATATGTAGGTGCATCCATATGCTGGTTGGTTTGACTAGGGTAAAAATTCAATGGCAATACTATATTGTTGTTGCATAGGaggtgccgatgaaataggtaaagttggactaGGGTTTTCAGATACACCAATAGTACCAGTAGATGACGGAGGCATGTTTTTCTTAGCATTAGTATTTCCCACAAAAGAATTGTACGTcatcacattacccttactaacaagactttcaatcacagccacttgctccggagaaaaaactttactcacGGTGATTAAATCTTGTTCGTCAATGAGAGGAGAAAAACTGACGTTTCCAACTGGAGTGATGTTGTCTTGACCGTCCTTCTTGAAACTTGCAAGAAACGCCTCCAAATCCTCCTCCTCGTGCTTCTTCTTGAGCGCTTCAAAAGCCTCTTCACGCTACTTCTTGCGCGTTTCATAGGCTTGGCGATGTTCCTTCGATAgttcatcaagactgggcttaatgatatTATCAGCGTCaacttctgagggcttggggagattagacatggttgatgatgattcttgatctttcttccacagtggagtcgccaaaaagtgtgttcacacatgaacacgtcaccgtgcacctccaacgccgagggtgatgcaccgcagctcacgtcaaaggagacccgtctggaagcgcggtacgcaagcaatccggcgggcgttTTTTagcacccgaaaccccacgcgcccgggagggaccctgtcTAGACGCGTGGAGGCTATGGGCTACCCTAGGTcagttcgcccgcccctagagcctcaagAATCGCTGCCCTTCAACGAAGTACGAACGAAGAACGGGAGAGAAAGtacaagggagagatgtaaaactagTGTAAAAGGtagattgattgttcgattgtgtgttgttgttcaatcgtcgtcaccccttacatatatatgaggcgggtggacttcccgtacaagaaaatgactcaaatcacgtccaaatcatcaaaagttaccctaactcggactacgagggtCGGAACTTTCGGTCTGGCCAGGAACTTCCGCGCTAAAATTACATCAAGTAACCCTCTTGCACCGCTCCTGCAGGTCGCATATGACGTCGGATCGCGATGGTCCCACAAGCAAAGTTGTAGATTTTGCAATGGAGAAAAACTCTTTAGCtgatcactttttcatccgaggtcatatTGAGGTTGAATTCGGGCCCGCAAATCTGCAAATAATATTAAAACTCCAGTTTTCGAGGCGCACCGCGTGCAAACTTTctgtttagcccggaacctcccaGGAAGTTGTGCGGAACTTTCGGGGCAGATTTTTGCAGCACACAGTTTTGCCTCTAACTTTTACATAAGAACTCTGATTTAGATatattttatatcaaaatcaaccatttcgacgagacgaagacaatttgtGTAGAAAGTTTTCTGATATAAGGCCATCTTGGGGGCgcaatcagccgaatagtgttctgaatacaaaatctgagtactttgaacacaacttcggccttagagatgagaccggatggctatggcccaaatatcaaagtttcttctcttgacgatacagaactttctcactttgagcacttcttCATTTGatgccatcttaattaagttcttgaccgtgctaaaatctggtgtcaacaccttTCACATGGATTCATTTGACTATGTGTTGTGCAATGAAAACAGAGGAGAACATGCATCATCTTCTTTGGGTTTGCACCGTTTGCTCAATCTTGCTAGCACTCAATCtctctaagggcatgtacaatgcatagcctcaaggtgatgcctcacataccatgtaggatcggatatgacgtaaagtaggttcggataggaAAGCAGGATCCTCTCCAGAAGGCGGGTGCTTAaagagaaaaagtgtggtccggtgacaaaagctgaaaaggtggagtgaaaagtagagatgcatgtgtactagagtctttattttttattttttaatgagGCCCACTAATGGTAGCTTGCATtgggaagaaaaaataaatatagatgcctcaaattactttttgtcatggggcatatgtatccatatgccaccgTTGTACATGCCCTAAATAGGCAAAAAGGAATTTCATTCTTTGATGAAGTGCTGCTATTACATCAGACCTTTCCCAAATATATAGCCATAGACATCATCGTCATGGGCCGCTGGAACATTTGGACGCAGAGAGATGGAAATATTTTCAGAAATGGAGTACCAGGGGTTATTTTCAGAAATGGAGTACTAGGAATTTTATCTTGGAAGCATAGGCTCAAGCAAGATCTTTTGTTGGTCAAGCATAGGACAATGCAAAGCATATAAATCTCTCAGTCAGTGGATTGCATCCCTGATTTGATTAGTTTCTTTCTCTATTCGCTGTTTCTCATGTTAGAAAACTGGAGTTTGTTAGCTGCAGATTTTCATCTGTTTGCATGTATATTTGTACATATTTTTAATTTTATTGGAAAATGCACCGTAGAACTATTGTTCTACAGTTTCAGGGTTAAAAAAAACCCTCTACAAACCAATCATTTCTTTTGAAAAGAGGGGAAAACCTCGGCTCTCTAAACCCATCTATCCAGATCCAAAATATCTCAAACTGAATCTATATCCTATTTATAAAATATGGCAGCACTGTTTGTCCAGATATAACTAGGACGATAAATTGGGCATAGTACAATACAACTAAATCTCTATCACAATTGTATGACAAATACAAGTATGCCTCTGATCATAAATACTATAGCCGGATGCAAATGCAACTTTAATTCTCAGGGTAGTCATATAGTATATGGCGACATCTACCCGTACGTCGAGGAGAACTCAGATCACACTTCTGCAGAATATGTACCACTGTCGCCCTCGTCCATAATGTTCTGAAATGAAGTCGGAATCGGAGGCAACTCAACGTCAACGGCACCTTCCAGCATGCGTACAACTTGCCCCATTGATGGCCTGTGGATCTCATCATCCTGGATGCACCAGCAAGCAACCCTACAGGCAACATCCAGCTCCTTTGCATTGCCTTCTCCTCGTAGCCGGCCATCGAGCAAGCACAAGACATCTCCTTCGTTCACCTTAGCTGCAGCATAAAGGGGGAAGTACTGATGATTTCCATTCCCGGTAGCCCTCCTCCCGGAGAACAATTCGAGGAGCACAACAACAAAGCTGTAGACATCTGCCTTGTGAGTGATAGGCTGACCATACACCCACTCCGGTGCGAGATAGCCGATGGTTCCACGGAGAGTAGTCAGCGCCGTGCTCATGTCCCGTCTGAGAAGCTTGGCCATGCCAAAATCTGCGATTTTGGGGCAGAATTCAGCATCCAGTAGTATGTTCTCGGGCTTGATGTCGCAGTGTATGATGCAGTCCCTGCACTCTTCATGCAGATAGGAAAGACCTTTAGCAATGCCAATGGCAATGCGACGGCGAAGACTCCAACTCAAAACGCTTGTTCccgatgaaaagagatgagaatcCAAAGAGCCATTTGGCATATACTCGTAGACCAGCAACCTTCTGGCCCCTTCGCTGCAGAATCCGAAAAGGCGCACAAGATTGGTGTGTTGAATCAGCCCAAGAGTTTGTACTTCTGCTCGGAATTGCTTATCTCTGTGCCCGAAGCTTTTAAGCTTCTTCACGGCTACGGCAGTTGGACCTGCAACTGTTCCCTTGAATACACTTCCAAAGCCTCCTTCGCCGAGTTTGTCAGAGAAATTTCTTGTGGCTCTCTTGAGCTGTGTATAAGTGTAAACAGCAAGAAAATCATCCACTTTAGTCTGTCTTGAAGATATCTTGTACACCCAGAAAATCACCAGCATGATAAGAAGACCAACAACTATTGGACCAATAACCAACATGACATGCTGTATGCGTCCTTGCTGCCTTTTACCATGAGCTATACGCATGGAAATCTTGGCGTGGTGAATGGCACTATTTCCAAAAGTCAAATTAAGTAACACATCATACCATATCTTGCATCCAGAGAGATCATAGGAATATGCGACGCAATAGCATTGGTTCAGACAGGCCACTTGACAGTCTTCACTAGTTTCTTCCCTTGTATCTTGAGGGTTGGCAGGAAGGCCTTGCACGTTGTCTAACAAAACAAACGAGTCGGTGGAGATGCCGTCTTCGCAATCTGAGGGTATTATTCTAGAGCAGCCGCTAACAAATTGCCCAAGCCTCCATTCATCTGGATCACTTGGTCTGAAACCATCAATGCACGCGCATGTTCCTGCGCTTGTGCAAGCACTGAATGCGCCGCAATAGAAAGCACTGATTTTGCAGCTGGAGGGATAGCTCCACAGAGGTTGCCAACCAGTAATCGTCGCATTATTTACCCACCTCAGCAGACTGACTTGCCCCATATGCAGCCTCATGAATTGGATATCATTTGGGTTCTCTGGATAATTTAGCCGGACCAAACTGCCTTCTTCGTATGTTACCATCCCGTCCGGAAAGGTACCAAGATGGTCATGCCCATCAATGGACATGACAAATCCCATCTTCCTACTCTGGTCAATCACGAGGGTGCAATGGTAAGGAGGCTTGGATAAAGTAAGCGAGATGTGTGCTCCGGTGGCCACGTCCAATCCTAGCCATGCTCCAGGTAGCAGAGCATCAGCTGGATGATCAAAGCTCTGCCATACGACCTTAGAGTGGTTGATCTGATCTCTCACAACAAAATTCCCGGTGTTAAGGAGAACCGCCACAGATCTGGTTGATCCATTTGTTGCTGAACCCGAGGTCCAGAGAACAGAACCAAGCTCCTCAATATATAATTCACCTGCGGCAAGGTACAACGTTGTGCTGAGGAAGCTGGTGATAGGGATTCTGTTCCCCAGCCAGAACATAGCTCGTGGCTGCCTATCAGGTTCTTGTACTGTATGCCCAAGTAGTGCTTCATGGCACCTGGGGATGGGGAGAAGAACCCCAACTCAAATACACCATTTTCGGAGACCAAGATTTCGCTGCCCGAGATAGATTGGCCAGGAAGAAGGGTATCCGTTGGAACTGCAGCTTGACTTGCATCAAATACTAGGAACATGTAGGGGATCAGTGCAGCAAATAGGAGAGAGATAGAAGACTTGCAGTTCATTTTCTTCACGTGTAAGCACAATCTATCTGTGAAGCCAGAAGAAGACAAAAGCAAAGAAATGATCAATATATACAGGGTTATGATGGAAAACTGAAACAAGGGCAGATATTATAATACACACCTCAAGCAAAGAAGCTTCACGTTGCTCTCATCTCCATGCTATACTCGCTGTTCCTGCAGTTCTCCAGTAGTGGTGGTTGGTTTTGTTTAGACACGCGAGAGCAACCTGTTAGTTGATTAGGACAGTTATCTGTCTAGGCAGACAAGTCCAAGCAGGGTCAAGCAACCTATTTTGACTAATCAATGATGACAAATGGTAACGATGTGCTTTCACTAATGGTTTTTGCCAAACATTCCACTCAACAAGGCTTTCAGATATGTGCCTTGCTCCAGACCCCCAGTCTGCTCCATAGATGGTCCACTCATCAAgtgctcttttttctttttccattCTTTTTTGTTTTCCTACATAAGTTATGTAGTTGATGGGCAGAAATTCAGAGCCTCAGAGAGAAGTAGGCATTGTTTCCTCAGGGCATAAACATGGTATTGTTCATTCGATCGCCATCTCTGTCCTGGTCGAACACAATCTTCTTTCGTGCAAGGACAAGACCAGTGACAAAGTTAGAATTAATTTAGAGACCCGTAATATTGCATGAAAAAGCAAGCATCCCTGCGAATGTGATGATCTAGTAGATATACTAGCAACATTATACGACCTGTACAAAGGAGTACTTCAGCTATAGACCAGCATCACTAACACTGACAAACTGAATACGTTTCTTACTGTAAATTGACAAACTCATTATGAAGAGTTACAGTTGCACTTAAGTTTCAGAAACAGAACCAAATTGCAATTGCAAACAAATTGGATTGTTCCAAAATTGATTTTATAATGCTTTTTTTCAGACTGCGCAGCCTAACATAGGAATCCAGAACGGTTTACATTGTTTTTTTTCTCCACCACATTTTATGACTGCACtgttaggaatatgcaacttgtattcccatgaggccataggccgatatatatatacatgtacaggtgtggaacatatgcaggaaacccctcatAC from Triticum aestivum cultivar Chinese Spring chromosome 3B, IWGSC CS RefSeq v2.1, whole genome shotgun sequence includes these protein-coding regions:
- the LOC123069297 gene encoding G-type lectin S-receptor-like serine/threonine-protein kinase At2g19130, with protein sequence MFWLGNRIPITSFLSTTLYLAAGELYIEELGSVLWTSGSATNGSTRSVAVLLNTGNFVVRDQINHSKVVWQSFDHPADALLPGAWLGLDVATGAHISLTLSKPPYHCTLVIDQSRKMGFVMSIDGHDHLGTFPDGMVTYEEGSLVRLNYPENPNDIQFMRLHMGQVSLLRWVNNATITGWQPLWSYPSSCKISAFYCGAFSACTSAGTCACIDGFRPSDPDEWRLGQFVSGCSRIIPSDCEDGISTDSFVLLDNVQGLPANPQDTREETSEDCQVACLNQCYCVAYSYDLSGCKIWYDVLLNLTFGNSAIHHAKISMRIAHGKRQQGRIQHVMLVIGPIVVGLLIMLVIFWVYKISSRQTKVDDFLAVYTYTQLKRATRNFSDKLGEGGFGSVFKGTVAGPTAVAVKKLKSFGHRDKQFRAEVQTLGLIQHTNLVRLFGFCSEGARRLLVYEYMPNGSLDSHLFSSGTSVLSWSLRRRIAIGIAKGLSYLHEECRDCIIHCDIKPENILLDAEFCPKIADFGMAKLLRRDMSTALTTLRGTIGYLAPEWVYGQPITHKADVYSFVVVLLELFSGRRATGNGNHQYFPLYAAAKVNEGDVLCLLDGRLRGEGNAKELDVACRVACWCIQDDEIHRPSMGQVVRMLEGAVDVELPPIPTSFQNIMDEGDSGTYSAEV